In Mongoliitalea daihaiensis, one DNA window encodes the following:
- a CDS encoding ribonucleoside-diphosphate reductase subunit alpha, which translates to MLVIKRDGRRESVRFDKITTRIENLCYSLDNRYIQPIEVAKKVIDGLYDGVKTTELDNLAAEVCASLTVKHPDYAVLAARIAISNLHKTTSQSFSNTMKRLYTHINPKTGDNAALIAPDVYGIVKKHAAKLDETIDYSRDFDYDFFGFKTLERSYLIKLDGVVVERPQHMLMRVAVGIHKEDIDAAIETYHLLSQKWFTHATPTLFNAGTPKPQLSSCFLLTMKDDSIDGIYDTLKQCAKISQSAGGIGLSIHNIRAKGSYIRGTNGVSNGIVPMLRNFDMTARYVDQGGGKRKGSFAIYLEPWHADIKDFLDLKKNHGKEEMRARDLFYAMWLSDLFMKRVEQNESWSLFCPNEAPGLADCYGEEFEKLYEKYEKEGRAREVIKAQDLWFEILESQIETGTPYMLYKDAANAKSNQKNLGTIKSSNLCTEILEYTSPDEVAVCNLASIALPKFVKEGPDGKKYFDHQKLYDITKVATKNLNKVIDVNYYPVEEARRSNFRHRPIGLGVQGLADAFIMLRMPFDSDEAKGLNEDIFETIYYAAVETSMELAKTQGTYETYEGSPASKGILQFDMWGVTPKSGRWNWDELKQKVVKYGLRNSLLVAPMPTASTSQILGNNECFEPYTTNIYTRRTLSGEFIVANKHLMKDLIRLGLWNDSMRNRLVAANGSVQNIPGIPQNIKDLYKTVWEISQKTIIDMAADRGAYICQSQSMNVFLQDPNFGKLTSMHFYAWKKGLKTGMYYLRSQAAASAIQFTVDKAALDDQPKAATPELDMTNRANSQAAIACSLDDPEGCDMCGS; encoded by the coding sequence ATGTTAGTAATAAAAAGAGATGGAAGAAGAGAATCTGTACGATTCGACAAAATCACCACTAGGATAGAAAATCTATGCTATAGTCTGGATAATCGTTACATCCAACCTATAGAGGTAGCCAAAAAGGTTATCGACGGTTTGTATGATGGAGTTAAGACCACAGAGTTAGATAATTTGGCGGCGGAAGTGTGTGCATCTCTAACCGTAAAACATCCTGATTATGCTGTGTTGGCTGCGAGAATTGCTATTTCCAATCTTCATAAAACCACCAGTCAGTCTTTTTCTAATACCATGAAAAGACTGTATACGCATATTAATCCCAAAACTGGTGATAATGCTGCTTTGATTGCTCCTGATGTTTACGGGATAGTAAAGAAGCATGCAGCCAAGTTGGATGAGACAATCGATTACTCCAGAGACTTTGATTATGATTTCTTCGGTTTTAAAACCTTAGAGAGAAGTTATTTGATCAAATTGGATGGTGTGGTTGTAGAAAGACCGCAACACATGCTGATGAGAGTAGCAGTAGGTATTCACAAAGAGGATATTGATGCTGCCATTGAGACATATCACTTACTATCTCAAAAGTGGTTTACGCATGCGACCCCAACGTTATTTAATGCGGGTACTCCTAAACCTCAATTATCTTCATGCTTTTTATTGACCATGAAGGATGATAGTATTGATGGTATCTATGATACATTGAAGCAATGTGCAAAAATATCCCAGTCTGCTGGAGGTATTGGTCTTTCCATTCACAATATCCGGGCGAAAGGTAGCTATATCCGAGGTACAAATGGAGTATCCAATGGGATTGTACCGATGTTGAGAAACTTTGATATGACGGCCCGCTATGTGGATCAGGGTGGAGGCAAACGTAAAGGTAGTTTCGCTATTTACTTAGAGCCATGGCATGCAGATATCAAGGATTTCTTAGACCTAAAGAAAAACCACGGAAAAGAGGAAATGCGTGCAAGAGACCTGTTCTATGCAATGTGGCTTTCAGATCTTTTCATGAAGCGTGTGGAACAAAATGAAAGTTGGTCTCTTTTTTGCCCCAATGAGGCTCCTGGATTGGCAGATTGCTACGGAGAAGAGTTTGAAAAATTGTATGAAAAATACGAAAAAGAAGGCAGGGCAAGAGAGGTTATCAAAGCACAAGACTTATGGTTTGAGATCTTAGAGTCTCAGATTGAAACAGGTACACCTTACATGCTATACAAGGATGCAGCAAATGCTAAATCCAATCAGAAAAATTTAGGTACAATCAAGTCTTCTAACCTTTGTACGGAGATTTTGGAGTACACCTCGCCTGATGAAGTTGCTGTATGTAACTTGGCATCTATTGCGTTGCCAAAATTTGTGAAAGAAGGACCTGATGGAAAGAAATATTTTGACCATCAAAAGTTGTACGATATTACTAAAGTAGCAACTAAAAATCTCAACAAGGTAATTGATGTCAACTATTATCCTGTAGAAGAAGCTAGAAGATCCAATTTCCGTCACAGACCCATAGGTTTGGGTGTTCAGGGCTTAGCAGATGCATTCATCATGTTGAGAATGCCATTTGATTCTGACGAGGCAAAAGGGCTGAATGAAGACATCTTCGAAACAATTTACTACGCTGCCGTGGAAACTTCCATGGAGCTAGCTAAAACCCAAGGGACTTATGAGACCTATGAAGGATCACCCGCCTCTAAAGGGATTTTGCAGTTTGATATGTGGGGGGTAACTCCTAAATCAGGTAGATGGAATTGGGATGAATTAAAGCAAAAAGTGGTAAAGTATGGCCTGAGAAACTCCTTGCTTGTAGCACCAATGCCTACCGCTTCTACTTCACAGATCTTAGGTAACAATGAGTGTTTTGAGCCGTACACAACGAATATTTATACCCGAAGAACACTCTCTGGGGAATTTATCGTGGCAAATAAGCACTTGATGAAGGATTTGATTCGTTTGGGTCTATGGAATGATAGCATGAGAAACCGACTCGTAGCTGCCAATGGATCTGTCCAAAATATCCCTGGAATACCACAGAATATTAAAGATTTGTATAAGACTGTTTGGGAAATTTCTCAAAAGACCATCATCGATATGGCGGCAGATAGAGGAGCCTATATCTGTCAGTCTCAGAGCATGAATGTGTTTCTACAAGATCCAAATTTTGGAAAACTGACTTCTATGCATTTCTATGCTTGGAAGAAAGGATTAAAGACAGGTATGTACTACTTGAGGTCTCAAGCAGCTGCTAGTGCCATTCAGTTTACGGTTGATAAGGCTGCTTTAGATGATCAACCAAAAGCGGCCACTCCTGAATTAGATATGACCAATAGAGCAAACAGTCAAGCCGCCATTGCATGTTCTTTGGATGATCCAGAAGGATGTGACATGTGTGGTAGTTAA
- a CDS encoding ribonucleotide-diphosphate reductase subunit beta codes for MQQTEPILEENKGRFVLFPIQHDDIWQYYKKAEASFWTAEEIDLSQDLKDWKELNDGERHFISHVLAFFAASDGIVNENLAEHFVAEVQYTEAKFFYGFQIAMENIHSETYSLLIDTYIKDAAERDKLLNAIEHIDCVKKKADWALRWIDNGSFQERLIAFAAVEGIFFSGSFCSIFWLKKRGLMPGLSFSNELISRDEGLHCDFACHLYTKHVVNQLPKDTVTRIIKDAVEIEKEFVTDALPVRLIGMNSDLMCQYIEFVADRLLMELGCEKVWNSTNPFDFMDMISLQGKTNFFEKRVGDYQKAGVMKGKEVVDSPKFSIGEDF; via the coding sequence ATGCAGCAGACAGAACCAATTTTAGAGGAGAACAAAGGTCGTTTTGTTTTATTTCCAATTCAACACGATGACATTTGGCAGTATTATAAGAAGGCAGAGGCGAGTTTTTGGACCGCGGAGGAAATTGATTTGAGTCAGGATTTGAAAGACTGGAAAGAATTGAATGATGGAGAGCGTCATTTTATTTCTCATGTGTTAGCATTTTTTGCAGCCAGCGATGGTATTGTGAATGAAAATTTAGCAGAGCATTTTGTCGCAGAGGTACAGTATACGGAAGCCAAATTCTTTTATGGTTTTCAAATTGCTATGGAAAATATCCATTCTGAGACTTACAGTTTGCTGATTGATACTTACATCAAGGATGCAGCTGAAAGAGATAAATTACTGAATGCTATTGAGCATATTGATTGTGTAAAGAAAAAAGCGGATTGGGCTTTGCGTTGGATTGACAACGGGTCTTTCCAAGAGCGATTGATTGCTTTTGCAGCAGTGGAAGGGATTTTCTTTTCGGGCTCGTTCTGTTCTATTTTCTGGTTGAAAAAAAGAGGTTTGATGCCTGGATTATCCTTTTCTAATGAATTGATTTCAAGAGATGAAGGATTGCACTGTGATTTTGCGTGTCATCTTTATACCAAACACGTTGTGAATCAATTGCCAAAGGATACAGTAACCCGAATCATCAAGGATGCAGTTGAAATTGAAAAAGAATTTGTTACAGATGCTTTGCCAGTACGTCTGATCGGAATGAATTCTGACCTTATGTGTCAATACATTGAATTTGTGGCAGATCGTCTTTTGATGGAATTAGGTTGTGAAAAAGTTTGGAACAGCACCAATCCGTTCGACTTCATGGATATGATTTCTTTGCAAGGCAAGACTAACTTCTTTGAGAAAAGAGTTGGAGACTACCAAAAAGCAGGAGTCATGAAAGGTAAAGAAGTAGTTGACTCACCAAAATTCTCCATTGGAGAAGATTTCTAA
- a CDS encoding aldose epimerase family protein produces MLTIEQKLFGKLPNGQDVTLFTMNFKDEVIASVMDYGATWTHFFGKDRDGKLADVVLGFDTLEGYLQEDYQNNYCYIGSTVGRIAGRIKGNQFSLDGQTFHLPLNAGAIHLHGGIEGWDRKLWKATLISETNQVGVRFYYQSPHGEEGYPGTVDVWVTYTLNTSGELSIHYKAITDKKTIINPTNHAYFNLSGDFRQPITDHMFTVDADSYLPVDSQGMPTGAIVEVAESPFDFRTPILLEEQLGKAEEQLQLVGGIDHSFVLNNSEYAATLFHPLSGRKLIVHTLEPGLQVYTGNSLGNDFLGKGGVTYGKYSAICLETQHFPDAINQPAFQSVVVEPGEGFESKTVFVLTS; encoded by the coding sequence ATGTTAACTATTGAACAAAAGCTTTTTGGTAAACTTCCTAATGGTCAAGATGTAACCTTGTTTACCATGAATTTCAAGGATGAAGTGATTGCCTCAGTCATGGACTATGGGGCTACTTGGACGCATTTTTTTGGAAAAGATCGGGATGGAAAATTAGCTGATGTGGTGTTAGGTTTTGATACGTTGGAAGGATACTTGCAGGAAGATTATCAAAATAACTACTGCTATATTGGATCGACAGTTGGAAGAATTGCCGGAAGGATTAAAGGGAATCAATTTTCATTGGATGGCCAAACCTTTCATTTGCCACTCAATGCTGGAGCGATACATTTGCATGGTGGGATTGAAGGTTGGGATCGCAAACTGTGGAAAGCAACCTTAATTTCTGAGACCAATCAAGTAGGAGTAAGGTTTTACTATCAAAGCCCTCATGGAGAGGAGGGCTATCCGGGAACGGTAGATGTTTGGGTTACTTATACGTTGAATACTTCCGGAGAATTATCCATTCACTACAAAGCCATAACAGATAAAAAAACCATTATAAATCCTACCAATCACGCCTATTTTAATCTGAGTGGTGACTTTCGGCAGCCAATTACTGATCATATGTTCACAGTAGATGCTGATTCTTATCTTCCCGTGGATAGTCAGGGAATGCCCACTGGAGCCATTGTTGAGGTAGCTGAGAGCCCGTTTGACTTTCGAACACCCATCTTGCTTGAGGAGCAGTTGGGGAAGGCTGAGGAGCAGCTTCAACTTGTCGGAGGTATCGATCATAGTTTTGTACTGAACAACTCCGAGTATGCAGCTACCCTTTTCCATCCTTTGAGTGGAAGAAAGTTAATCGTGCATACACTCGAGCCAGGGCTTCAAGTTTATACTGGTAATTCACTAGGGAATGACTTTCTAGGTAAAGGAGGAGTTACCTATGGCAAGTACAGCGCGATCTGTTTGGAAACGCAGCATTTTCCAGATGCAATTAATCAGCCGGCCTTCCAATCTGTTGTTGTAGAGCCAGGAGAGGGATTTGAAAGTAAAACGGTTTTTGTGCTAACAAGCTAA
- a CDS encoding M28 family peptidase, with translation MKSRFWIGIVAVLLLGSCASEKQSDQGQTSIPLREAPEFSADSAYQFIQRQVDFGPRVPNTPGHAATKEWLIAQFKSYGWEVQTQEFQATTYDNLTWDLTNIIASYNPNAKKRILLGAHWDTRRIADKDTERMDEPIDGANDGGSGVAVLLEIARVIGTGSDKPDVGIDIILFDGEDDGEPEHINFRNNSKVWWCHGSQYWSKNLHEPGYTAYFGILVDLVGAKGARFYREGYSMYFAKNIVQKVWNYATDLGFSDFFIHKDSPEIMDDHLFVNRDAKIPMINIIEYSPQTGFGLYHHTHLDNMDIIDKRTLKAVGQTVLVSLYQE, from the coding sequence ATGAAGAGTAGATTTTGGATTGGCATAGTGGCGGTACTTTTACTTGGATCCTGTGCCAGTGAAAAGCAAAGTGACCAAGGTCAGACATCCATTCCATTACGGGAAGCTCCTGAGTTTTCGGCTGATTCTGCCTATCAGTTTATCCAGCGACAAGTGGACTTCGGTCCCCGAGTTCCGAATACTCCTGGTCATGCTGCCACGAAAGAATGGTTGATAGCACAATTTAAATCCTATGGTTGGGAAGTTCAAACTCAGGAATTCCAAGCAACCACCTATGACAACTTGACTTGGGACTTGACCAACATCATAGCCAGCTACAATCCCAATGCGAAAAAGCGGATTTTGTTAGGGGCTCATTGGGATACTCGAAGGATTGCAGATAAGGATACAGAGCGAATGGATGAACCCATCGATGGGGCTAATGATGGAGGTTCTGGAGTGGCTGTTTTATTGGAAATTGCTCGCGTGATTGGTACTGGTTCAGATAAACCCGACGTTGGAATTGACATTATTTTATTTGATGGAGAGGATGATGGAGAGCCTGAGCATATAAATTTCAGAAATAATTCCAAAGTTTGGTGGTGCCACGGATCCCAATATTGGTCTAAGAACCTACATGAACCGGGCTATACTGCCTATTTTGGCATTTTGGTAGATCTGGTAGGAGCGAAGGGAGCACGATTTTATCGGGAGGGATATTCGATGTATTTTGCCAAAAACATCGTCCAAAAAGTATGGAATTATGCTACCGATTTAGGGTTTTCAGACTTCTTTATCCACAAGGATAGTCCTGAGATTATGGACGATCATCTTTTTGTCAATAGAGATGCAAAAATCCCCATGATCAATATCATTGAATATTCACCTCAAACAGGCTTTGGATTGTACCATCATACCCATTTGGATAATATGGATATCATCGATAAGAGAACATTAAAGGCTGTTGGACAAACTGTCTTAGTTAGTTTATATCAAGAATAA
- a CDS encoding nitroreductase family protein, with protein sequence MQHNTYAKEFSEIIHKRRSVRIFDQNSVFDHNMVTQCLELATLSPNSSNLQLWELYRVKESSSKFSALVKLCMGQKAAKTSRELVVVVARRDLWKSRAKANYDYIEDCYKDADPKKQKQALSYYGNLIPKLYSKYPGWSLLKKGIAFLAGLGRPMVREVSETSVRISVHKSVALAAMTFMHAMTAHGYDTCPMEGFDSKRVKQLLGLPAASEISMIIGCGKGMPEGIYGERFRIPNSEVIYEIL encoded by the coding sequence ATGCAACATAATACTTACGCCAAAGAATTTTCAGAAATCATACATAAACGCAGATCGGTAAGAATATTTGACCAAAACAGTGTTTTTGATCATAACATGGTCACGCAATGCCTTGAATTGGCCACACTTTCACCAAACAGTTCCAACCTTCAACTATGGGAACTTTATCGAGTAAAGGAGTCTTCCTCTAAATTTTCAGCTCTGGTCAAGCTCTGTATGGGGCAAAAAGCAGCAAAGACTTCTAGAGAATTGGTAGTTGTTGTTGCTAGGAGGGACTTATGGAAATCACGCGCAAAAGCTAATTATGACTATATCGAGGATTGCTACAAGGATGCCGATCCGAAGAAACAAAAACAGGCCCTCTCCTACTATGGCAACTTAATCCCAAAACTATACAGCAAGTACCCTGGCTGGTCTTTACTTAAAAAAGGAATTGCTTTTCTCGCTGGATTAGGAAGACCAATGGTACGGGAAGTTTCTGAAACATCCGTGAGGATATCTGTCCATAAGAGCGTGGCCTTAGCTGCTATGACTTTTATGCATGCGATGACAGCACATGGATACGATACCTGTCCCATGGAGGGTTTTGACTCCAAGCGTGTAAAGCAATTATTGGGCTTACCTGCTGCGTCGGAAATCAGTATGATTATTGGGTGTGGAAAAGGAATGCCGGAAGGGATTTATGGTGAACGTTTCAGGATCCCAAATTCAGAGGTTATTTATGAGATCTTATAA
- a CDS encoding 6-bladed beta-propeller: MKPTTIFIFILLLTACQKPKDEVKTIHIIEGKNLKLSEFIEEVSFISLPEEVNGYSFDKFLESENYFILGDIQSSLNTYILSKNFELVSIINNYGEGPGQYLTVLNLAFNEESQLVEILTIKNVLRYSIDGEFINSAEVPITWINNLVHDSGDDYILYPQNQSHAINSATDFLVKWNLEKKTVTPIIQHRVNEGVISFKDVNNLTKHRDTIYASHVFLDTIYTLTKGELGKIFLKFPKENLPLELLTYEVIESQNSLLDSDKYSHHYPLIKISDQFLLSNYVTNNAINFFILNKSTNNVIAGSTFIDDINLGMNYIQPKHIDNEGYFYTIHQFEYIWAQAKNSQTDSQISKYLNQLETEPNFVVVKYKLKNF, encoded by the coding sequence ATGAAACCCACTACCATCTTTATTTTTATACTTTTATTGACTGCCTGCCAAAAACCAAAAGATGAAGTCAAAACAATTCATATCATCGAAGGTAAAAATTTGAAATTGAGCGAATTTATCGAGGAAGTATCTTTTATTAGTTTACCGGAGGAGGTTAATGGCTATTCTTTCGACAAATTCCTTGAATCAGAAAACTATTTTATCCTTGGGGATATCCAAAGTAGTTTAAACACCTATATCCTTTCAAAAAACTTTGAGTTGGTATCTATTATCAACAACTATGGGGAAGGTCCTGGTCAGTATCTTACTGTGCTGAATCTTGCATTCAATGAAGAGTCTCAGCTAGTGGAAATTTTAACCATAAAGAATGTTCTTCGTTACTCAATAGATGGAGAATTTATCAATTCAGCTGAAGTTCCTATTACTTGGATCAATAATTTAGTCCATGATTCAGGGGATGATTATATACTGTATCCTCAAAATCAATCTCATGCAATCAATAGCGCAACAGACTTTTTGGTGAAATGGAACCTAGAGAAAAAAACAGTGACTCCAATTATCCAACATAGAGTAAACGAAGGGGTGATATCATTCAAGGATGTCAACAACCTTACCAAACATCGGGATACCATTTATGCTTCTCATGTATTTTTGGATACGATATACACCCTAACGAAAGGAGAATTGGGGAAAATTTTCCTAAAATTCCCCAAGGAAAATTTACCTTTAGAGCTCCTTACTTATGAAGTTATCGAAAGTCAAAACTCACTCTTGGATTCGGATAAATATTCTCATCATTATCCATTAATCAAAATTTCGGACCAATTTCTACTTTCGAATTATGTCACTAACAACGCAATTAATTTTTTTATCCTCAATAAATCGACAAACAATGTAATTGCCGGAAGCACATTTATTGATGATATAAATTTGGGCATGAATTATATACAACCCAAACATATTGATAATGAAGGCTATTTTTACACGATTCATCAATTTGAATATATTTGGGCGCAAGCCAAAAATAGCCAAACGGACTCTCAGATATCCAAGTATCTAAACCAACTGGAAACAGAGCCAAATTTTGTTGTGGTCAAGTATAAGTTGAAAAACTTTTAA
- a CDS encoding LacI family DNA-binding transcriptional regulator, with protein sequence MKKGHQVTMKEIAKKLGVSVSTVSRALKDSPELHPDTKKRIVEMAESMNYQYNLLAQSLRISKTKVLGVIVPELTSHFFSSNISGIQDTASKRGYNVMICQSNESFDQEKANLRTLVAAQVDGLLISLSRETKTYDHLHDLYNRGIPFMMFDRVTEEIPVSKVTVDDAHGAYLVVDHLLKQGCKRVAFVSGPEDLYISKKRKEGYLKALLEHGKSVEDAIIYTTDLTTEGNKQVGEKILSDSNRPDGVFCLIDPLAIDVLMVFKENGIKVPKDIALAGFTNNPTSGVIEPSLTTVSQPGYEMGVIAAGHLLDQLDEIVTTEPRSFVLQTTLIPRNSTKLNA encoded by the coding sequence ATGAAAAAAGGGCATCAAGTAACCATGAAAGAAATCGCCAAGAAACTGGGCGTTTCAGTGTCCACGGTTTCGAGAGCGTTGAAAGATTCTCCCGAACTTCATCCGGATACCAAGAAGCGGATTGTGGAGATGGCCGAGAGCATGAATTACCAGTATAATTTACTTGCTCAAAGTTTGCGGATCAGCAAGACCAAGGTATTGGGCGTGATTGTTCCAGAGTTGACTTCCCACTTTTTTTCGTCCAATATTTCCGGCATACAGGATACCGCATCCAAGCGAGGTTATAATGTTATGATTTGTCAATCCAACGAATCTTTTGACCAGGAAAAAGCCAATTTGAGAACATTAGTGGCGGCTCAAGTGGATGGATTATTAATCAGCTTAAGCAGAGAAACCAAAACCTACGATCATTTACATGATTTATACAATCGGGGAATTCCCTTCATGATGTTTGATCGGGTGACTGAGGAGATACCTGTTTCGAAAGTCACAGTGGACGATGCACATGGAGCATATTTGGTGGTAGACCATCTATTGAAACAAGGGTGTAAGCGTGTCGCATTTGTTTCAGGACCGGAGGATTTGTACATCAGTAAAAAGAGAAAAGAAGGCTATCTCAAAGCACTCTTAGAACATGGAAAATCTGTAGAAGATGCCATCATTTATACCACAGATTTAACTACAGAGGGGAATAAGCAAGTAGGCGAAAAGATACTTTCAGACAGCAACCGACCTGATGGAGTATTCTGTCTTATTGACCCGTTGGCCATCGATGTTTTGATGGTATTTAAAGAAAACGGGATTAAAGTACCGAAAGATATTGCGTTGGCTGGATTTACTAATAATCCGACTTCTGGCGTTATTGAACCATCATTGACCACAGTTTCGCAACCCGGTTATGAAATGGGTGTAATTGCTGCGGGGCATTTATTGGATCAGCTCGATGAAATTGTAACAACTGAGCCACGCTCTTTTGTGTTACAGACCACCCTCATTCCGCGCAACTCTACCAAACTCAACGCTTAA
- the cysS gene encoding cysteine--tRNA ligase, translating into MKHSSNLKIYNTLSREKEAFEPLNAPLVGMYVCGPTVYGDAHLGHARPAVTFDTVYRYLSHLGYKVRYVRNITDVGHLTGDADEGEDKIAKKAKLEQLEPMEVAQQYTDTYHRDMELLNTIKPSIEPRATGHIPEQIALVQAILEEGLAYEVNGSVYFDVLKYNEREKYGKLSGRVLDDLMSGTRDLDGQGEKRNPADFALWKKAAPEHLMKWDSPWGMGFPGWHLECTAMSSKYLGKHFDIHGGGMDLMFPHHECEIAQGNACNHQDPAKYWMHNNMITINGQKMGKSLGNFITLQELFTGNHQLLEQAYSPMTIRYFMLTAHYRSTLDFSNEALKAAQKGYKKIINGFKIAKKLGYVAEDIAVDENQVKQVTSSIQAAYRAMDDDFNTAQAIGHLFNLLKKINSIYTGQLKSAQFGEEVFTEMLQTFMLFVEEILGIREEKSDVQEDLLQVLLNLYSEAKTARNYDKIDEIRAALKAMGFVVKDMKDKIDWAYEE; encoded by the coding sequence ATGAAACATTCTTCAAATCTGAAAATTTATAATACCCTTTCCAGGGAAAAAGAAGCTTTTGAACCACTAAATGCACCTTTGGTAGGCATGTATGTCTGTGGACCTACGGTCTATGGAGATGCACACCTTGGGCATGCTCGTCCAGCGGTCACTTTTGATACGGTTTACAGATACTTATCTCATTTGGGATACAAAGTTCGCTATGTCCGGAATATCACTGACGTGGGTCATTTGACAGGTGATGCGGACGAGGGGGAAGATAAAATTGCCAAAAAAGCGAAGTTGGAACAACTTGAGCCCATGGAGGTGGCCCAGCAATATACAGATACCTATCATCGGGATATGGAATTGCTCAATACCATCAAACCAAGTATTGAGCCTCGAGCCACCGGACATATCCCGGAGCAAATTGCCTTAGTGCAAGCTATCTTAGAAGAAGGACTTGCCTATGAAGTCAATGGTTCGGTGTATTTTGATGTGTTGAAATATAACGAGCGGGAGAAATATGGCAAGTTGTCTGGTCGTGTGTTGGATGACTTAATGTCTGGGACTCGTGATTTGGATGGACAAGGAGAAAAGAGAAATCCAGCTGACTTTGCCCTCTGGAAAAAAGCAGCTCCCGAACACCTGATGAAATGGGATTCACCATGGGGGATGGGCTTTCCGGGTTGGCACTTGGAGTGTACAGCCATGTCTTCCAAATACCTTGGAAAGCATTTTGATATCCACGGAGGAGGAATGGATCTGATGTTTCCGCACCACGAGTGTGAGATCGCTCAAGGCAATGCCTGCAACCATCAAGATCCTGCCAAGTATTGGATGCATAACAACATGATTACCATCAATGGACAGAAGATGGGCAAGTCCTTGGGGAATTTCATTACTCTTCAGGAGTTGTTTACAGGAAATCATCAGTTGCTAGAGCAGGCATATAGCCCCATGACGATCCGTTATTTCATGTTGACGGCTCACTATCGCTCAACCTTGGATTTTTCCAATGAAGCTTTGAAGGCTGCTCAAAAAGGATATAAAAAGATTATCAATGGTTTCAAAATAGCCAAAAAGCTGGGGTATGTAGCAGAAGATATTGCCGTTGATGAAAATCAGGTGAAGCAGGTAACTTCAAGTATACAAGCTGCTTACCGTGCCATGGATGATGACTTCAATACTGCCCAGGCCATCGGGCATTTGTTCAACCTCTTGAAAAAAATTAATTCCATCTACACCGGTCAGCTGAAATCTGCGCAATTTGGTGAAGAGGTCTTTACAGAAATGCTGCAGACATTTATGCTGTTTGTGGAAGAGATTTTGGGTATTCGTGAGGAGAAATCAGATGTGCAAGAGGACTTGTTACAGGTATTGTTAAATCTATACTCCGAAGCGAAAACAGCCCGAAATTATGACAAAATCGACGAAATCAGGGCAGCATTAAAAGCCATGGGTTTTGTAGTAAAAGATATGAAAGATAAAATTGATTGGGCATATGAAGAGTAG